In one Planctomycetota bacterium genomic region, the following are encoded:
- a CDS encoding ABC transporter permease, producing the protein MNLKTLVWRELAERPSAMLTSTLTILLGVTALTAIRHVTVFSEREVGQQLQSLGANVLVLPKDSTLQDYYSADLTERTLPESHVSSILLENLPGVERLSPKLCITAKVADRDVTLTGILPQSEFQAKAAWQSVSLFSNKHEGCKKASCGPKTYDAAPESLASERTIDQLKDNEAVIGADIAEFSGLKPGKQIELLGEKLQVLAVLPRTGTVDDSRVFAHLHTVQRLSNAGEVVNAIEVMGCCEDAAGGLVPRLAELLPDAKVVTISQVVSTQVGVNRLMSQMSLIVLGILAIVGGASVASTISSNVRERRREIGTLMALGATPNLIARMFLLKAWVLGILGAASGCVLGLFVAMWLGSQWIGVTVRPLPDLIALAVVAAVTITTLAALWPARSAAKLDPCCCFQEV; encoded by the coding sequence ATGAATCTCAAAACCCTCGTCTGGCGTGAGCTGGCTGAGCGGCCTTCGGCCATGCTCACCAGCACGCTGACGATACTTCTGGGCGTAACTGCCCTCACCGCCATTCGTCACGTCACCGTCTTCTCCGAGCGGGAGGTCGGGCAACAGTTGCAGTCACTCGGCGCGAACGTGCTTGTGCTGCCCAAGGACTCGACCTTGCAGGACTACTATTCAGCGGACCTTACCGAACGCACGCTGCCGGAGTCGCATGTTTCCAGCATCCTTCTGGAGAACCTGCCGGGCGTGGAGCGGCTGTCGCCGAAACTTTGCATCACCGCGAAAGTCGCGGATCGCGACGTGACGCTGACGGGCATCCTGCCTCAGAGCGAGTTCCAAGCGAAGGCCGCGTGGCAATCCGTTTCGTTGTTCAGCAATAAACACGAAGGATGCAAAAAAGCCTCGTGCGGCCCGAAGACCTACGACGCCGCGCCGGAGTCGCTCGCCAGTGAACGGACCATCGATCAGTTGAAGGACAACGAGGCCGTGATCGGAGCCGACATCGCCGAGTTTTCCGGCCTCAAACCCGGAAAGCAGATCGAATTGCTCGGCGAAAAGTTGCAAGTGCTTGCCGTGCTACCGCGCACTGGCACCGTCGATGACTCGCGTGTTTTCGCGCACTTGCACACCGTCCAGCGGCTGAGCAATGCCGGCGAGGTCGTCAACGCGATCGAAGTCATGGGTTGCTGCGAGGACGCAGCGGGCGGACTTGTTCCACGGCTAGCCGAACTGCTGCCCGACGCCAAGGTGGTGACCATTTCGCAAGTCGTCTCGACGCAAGTGGGCGTCAATCGGCTGATGAGCCAAATGTCGCTGATTGTGCTTGGCATTCTGGCGATTGTCGGCGGCGCAAGTGTTGCCAGCACGATCTCGTCCAACGTCCGTGAACGCCGACGTGAAATTGGCACATTGATGGCACTGGGAGCAACACCGAATCTCATCGCCCGTATGTTTCTGCTGAAGGCGTGGGTATTGGGCATCCTGGGAGCGGCAAGCGGCTGCGTCCTTGGGTTGTTCGTTGCCATGTGGCTCGGTTCACAGTGGATCGGCGTAACGGTAAGGCCATTGCCAGACCTGATCGCACTCGCCGTCGTGGCCGCCGTTACCATCACCACCCTTGCCGCACTGTGGCCGGCCCGCTCTGCGGCAAAGCTCGATCCCTGTTGCTGTTTCCAGGAGGTCTAA
- a CDS encoding ABC transporter ATP-binding protein, giving the protein MFHLQDITKVYRRRQHQVVAFQACSLDIAHGEYVAVVGPSGSGKTTLLSMLGGMLSPDAGKVLFDGESLYDLPLTERTRLRRERIGFVFQTFNLVPYLTALENVQIPLFLHGISKSDQEARATELLEQVGLGSRIEHKPSELSTGQQQRVALARTLANNPRLILADEPTGNLDPDSREAVLSMFDNFVREGRTIVMVTHDPAAAARASRRLCLADGRIADAVEPTLKKVA; this is encoded by the coding sequence ATGTTTCATCTGCAAGACATCACCAAGGTCTATCGTCGGCGGCAGCATCAAGTCGTCGCCTTTCAGGCATGTTCGCTGGACATCGCTCACGGCGAGTATGTCGCAGTCGTCGGTCCCAGCGGAAGCGGCAAAACCACGTTGCTGTCGATGCTAGGCGGTATGTTGTCGCCAGACGCCGGCAAAGTGTTGTTCGACGGCGAGTCGCTCTACGACTTGCCGCTTACCGAACGAACCCGCCTGCGGCGCGAGCGCATCGGCTTCGTGTTTCAGACGTTCAACCTTGTGCCGTATCTCACGGCTCTGGAAAACGTCCAGATCCCGCTGTTTCTGCACGGTATCAGCAAGTCCGATCAGGAGGCCCGCGCGACCGAGCTCTTGGAACAAGTCGGACTCGGAAGCCGCATTGAGCACAAGCCAAGCGAGCTAAGCACTGGCCAGCAGCAGCGGGTCGCACTGGCTCGCACCCTGGCGAACAATCCGCGACTGATCCTGGCCGACGAACCAACGGGCAACCTCGATCCCGACAGCCGCGAAGCAGTGCTTTCGATGTTCGACAATTTCGTGCGCGAGGGCCGCACAATCGTGATGGTGACACACGACCCGGCCGCGGCGGCGCGGGCGAGCCGACGGCTCTGTTTGGCCGACGGAAGAATCGCCGATGCCGTCGAACCCACTCTGAAAAAGGTCGCCTAA
- a CDS encoding RND transporter — translation MNLMSKNLLLVCLIATSYGLAGCSQNAAPTKAAKSGHADHPGHKDGDEHDEGDGHDHQAKKDGHSHDGWWCNEHGVPEEVCGQCNTKLAADFQKKGDWCKEHDRPDSQCFKCHPELQAKFAAQYEAKFGKKPPTPEG, via the coding sequence ATGAATCTGATGAGTAAGAACCTGTTGCTGGTATGCCTGATCGCCACGAGCTACGGCCTCGCGGGGTGCAGCCAAAACGCCGCGCCGACAAAGGCTGCGAAATCGGGGCACGCCGACCATCCGGGCCACAAGGATGGCGATGAGCATGACGAAGGCGACGGCCATGACCACCAAGCGAAGAAGGATGGCCATAGCCACGATGGCTGGTGGTGCAACGAACATGGCGTCCCAGAGGAAGTCTGCGGTCAGTGCAACACAAAACTCGCGGCAGACTTTCAAAAGAAGGGCGATTGGTGCAAAGAGCACGACCGCCCTGATTCACAGTGCTTCAAGTGCCATCCCGAACTGCAAGCCAAGTTTGCGGCCCAGTACGAGGCCAAGTTCGGAAAGAAGCCGCCTACGCCGGAAGGTTGA
- a CDS encoding TolC family protein encodes MRDRNLLGALSLSVIAFTAGCAQTSSHRVAKVPAPAASQHTELASPRSDAVDGSEHVASTGSEIRLVGAEDLPVPPAAATDAFDELASETIPSGVMTLADLENLAMGNNPTLSQAAAAVDQQRGEYRQSGLYPNPQVGYLNTTANQTAPKQSNGMFFSQEFVTAKKIPLAQAANSQEIKRLQWDQQSQRIRVLNDVKIRYYEVLGAQRQVTVNQELVRLARQHLEAAQSLFDAKTASRTDVLQASVLVETSRIRVAEATHRLEAAWEQLAAMVGVPTLPLSEVSDTGADNIPVLDLETEWQRMLNESPQLRSAQSELDHGMAVLRQARAQAKPNFTVQVVADYDRVTQSTTASTLVALPLPVFNRNQGNIDKASADIRADQADIVRSQLVLRDQLADSFRRYKTSRLQADKLKESILPAVEENLKLTMTAYKGGEISFRDVLTAQEAYAQSQIARIEAITEAHKVAVEITGMQLTGGLNPAAIGSAIQSQPGGSQRQRALLQDVQDQATKQLLPAAQIGR; translated from the coding sequence GTGCGCGATCGAAATCTCTTGGGAGCGCTATCACTCAGCGTGATTGCGTTTACGGCGGGATGCGCCCAAACGTCATCTCACCGTGTTGCAAAAGTGCCGGCACCGGCTGCGAGCCAGCATACCGAGTTGGCCAGTCCTCGTTCCGATGCAGTTGACGGCAGCGAACACGTGGCGTCAACGGGGAGCGAAATTCGGCTCGTCGGAGCGGAAGACCTTCCAGTCCCTCCTGCCGCCGCGACGGATGCATTCGACGAACTCGCTTCCGAAACTATTCCGTCGGGTGTGATGACCCTCGCTGATCTTGAAAACCTGGCAATGGGCAACAATCCGACGCTGTCCCAAGCAGCAGCCGCAGTTGACCAGCAGCGAGGAGAATACCGCCAGTCCGGGCTCTATCCCAATCCGCAAGTTGGATACTTGAACACGACCGCAAATCAGACGGCTCCCAAGCAATCGAACGGCATGTTCTTTAGCCAGGAATTCGTGACCGCCAAAAAGATTCCGCTGGCTCAGGCGGCAAACTCGCAGGAAATCAAGAGATTACAGTGGGACCAACAATCGCAGCGAATCCGTGTATTGAACGACGTGAAGATTCGCTACTACGAAGTGCTGGGTGCGCAGCGCCAGGTGACCGTCAACCAAGAGTTGGTGCGGCTCGCGCGCCAGCATCTTGAAGCGGCGCAGAGTCTCTTCGACGCGAAAACCGCTTCGAGAACAGACGTTCTCCAGGCCAGCGTCCTCGTCGAGACATCGCGAATCCGGGTGGCAGAAGCGACTCACCGGCTGGAGGCCGCTTGGGAGCAACTGGCGGCGATGGTTGGCGTGCCAACCTTACCCTTATCGGAAGTATCGGATACCGGAGCCGACAACATTCCAGTCCTGGACCTTGAAACCGAATGGCAGAGGATGCTGAACGAGAGCCCGCAGCTTCGATCGGCGCAGTCAGAGTTGGATCACGGAATGGCCGTCCTGCGTCAAGCACGCGCACAGGCCAAACCGAACTTCACCGTGCAAGTGGTGGCCGATTACGACCGCGTGACTCAATCAACGACAGCAAGCACACTGGTGGCACTGCCGTTGCCAGTTTTCAACCGCAATCAGGGAAACATCGACAAGGCGTCGGCAGATATTCGGGCCGATCAAGCGGACATCGTGCGTTCTCAACTGGTCCTGCGAGATCAATTGGCGGACTCGTTCCGGCGATACAAAACCAGCCGCCTTCAGGCCGACAAGCTCAAGGAGTCGATTCTCCCGGCCGTGGAAGAGAATCTGAAGCTGACCATGACGGCCTACAAAGGAGGCGAAATCAGCTTTCGTGACGTTCTGACCGCTCAAGAGGCCTATGCCCAGAGTCAAATCGCACGCATTGAAGCAATTACCGAAGCACACAAAGTCGCAGTGGAGATCACGGGAATGCAACTAACCGGCGGACTGAATCCGGCGGCGATTGGTTCAGCCATTCAGAGCCAACCGGGCGGTAGTCAGCGACAGCGCGCGCTCCTGCAAGATGTCCAGGATCAGGCAACCAAACAACTCCTGCCCGCAGCGCAGATTGGACGGTGA